The Leifsonia sp. ZF2019 DNA segment TCACGAGGTTGTAGACGTTGTTGGACCAGTTCTGGATGGTCGTGTAGCGCACGCGCGCGTTCTTCTTCACGATGATCTCGACGACCGCCGAGTGCAGCGAGTCCGACTTGTAGATCGGGGCGGTGCAGCCCTCGATGTAGTGGACGTAGCTGCCCTCGTCGGCGATGATCAGCGTGCGCTCGAACTGGCCCATGTTCTCCGTGTTGATGCGGAAGTAGGCCTGGAGCGGGATCTCGACGTGGACGCCCTTCGGGACGTAGACGAACGAGCCGCCCGACCACACGGCGGTGTTCAGCGCGGCGAACTTGTTGTCGCCGGAGGGGATGACCGTTCCGAAGTACTCTTCGAAGAACTCGGGGTGCTCCTTGAGCGCGGTGTCCGTGTCCATGAAGATCACGCCCTGAGCCTCGAGCTCCTCGTTGATCTGGTGGTAGACGACCTCGGACTCGTACTGCGCGGCGACGCCGGCGACGAGGCGCTGGCGCTCCGCCTCCGGGATGCCCAGCTTCTCGTACGTGTTCTTGATGTCCTCGGGCAGGTCCTCCCAGGTCTGGGCCTGCTTCTCCGTGGATCGCACGAAGTACTTGATGTTGTCGAAGTCGATCTCCGACAGGTCCGCGCCCCAGGTGGGCATCGGCTTGCGCTCGAAGAGCTGGAGCGCCTTGAGACGCCGTTGCAGCATCCAGTCCGGTTCGTCCTTCAGCGCGGAGATGTCGGTGACCACCTCCGGCGAGAGGCCGCGACGCGCGGTGGCGCCCGCCGCGTCGGAGTCGGCCCAGCCGAACTCGTACTGCCCGAGGCTGTTGAGTTCTGGCCGGTCGATCAGGATGTCTGACATGTCTACCTCTTTCCTTCCACTCGTAACCGGATATCAGTCCGGCTCATTCCTCTCGGGCGGCAAGCGCTGGCCTGCCGATCGGGCGTCCTGATTGTGCGGGTGGCTGGTGTGCGAACCTAAAATGATCGAAGACGACGGGCGACTGTGCCCTGGCCGCTTCGCGTCGGACTGCCGTTCTCGGCAGGGGCGCGGGCGGGCACGCGCAGGAGCGCGTTCTCGAACCCATCGATTCTACAGGTGCGGGCCGGTAAATGTAGAGGCGCGCCCTGCGCGTTGGCCGAGTATCCGAACCACACCGAGAAAGCCCCTAGGAAGACATGAAGCGCATCATCGCCTGGCTGCCCGACCGCGTCGACACCCGGCTGAAGGTGATCGGCTGGGTCTACCTGGTCGGCCAGATCGTACTGGTGGGCACCGGGGGCCTCGTCCGGCTGACCTCGAGCGGCCTCGGCTGCCCGACCTGGCCGAAGTGCACGGACGACTCCTTGGTCAACACGCCCGAGATGGGCATCCACGGGGTGATCGAGTTCGGCAACCGCCTGCTGGGCGTCGTGCTCGGCATCATCGCCATCGTCGCCTTCCTGATGGTGCTCAAGCTGCGCCGATCGCGGCCGGAGCTCTTCTGGCTCACGCTTCTCGCCGGGCTCGGCATCCCCGCACAGGCCGTGATCGGCGGCCTGAGCGTGCTCACGGACCTCAACCCGTACGTGGTGGGCCTGCACTTCGTGATCTCGACGGTCCTCGTCGCGCTGTGCGCGGCCTTCCTCCTGCGTCTCTACGCCGTGCCCGGCCCCCGGGTGCGCGCCGTTCCCGCCTGGTTCGCCGGCCTGGCGCACCTCACCAGCTTCGTCGTCGCGGTCACCATCGTCGTCGGCATCCTGACGACCGGCTCCGGGCCGCACTCGGGTGACACAAAGGCGAGCCGCAACGGGCTGAACCCCGAGATCCTGGAGCACGTGCACGCGATCCCCGCCTACGTGACCTTCGGGCTCACGCTGGTGCTCGTCATCGCGTCGCTCCGCATCCGGACGACCCCCGTGCACCGCTACGCGATGTACCTGCTGGCGGTGGAGGTGCTCCAGATCGCAGTGGGCCTCATCCAGGCGAACACCGGACTGCCGGGGATCCTGGTCGGCATCCACATGATGCTCGCTGCGCTGCTCGCGGCGGCGATGACTGCCGTCGTCATGTCGCTGAAGGCGCCCGTCGCAGCCGACGACGCGCGCGAGGGATCAGCGGTCAGCGGGGCTGTCGCCGCGTAGCAGCTCACCGACGAGGGCGTCGCGGTCCTCGTCGTGGAACCGCACCCGGTGCACGGCGCCCTCGTCGAAGCGGAACCCCACCGACGAGGCCAGCCGGCGGCTGACCTCGTTGCCGACCAGGCACTCCCACCGCAGTCGCTCGAACCCCAGGCCGTCTGTGGCGAGCGCATACGCGCAGACCGCCGTGAGGGCTTCCCGCATCACCCCGCGGCCGCGCGATCCCGGCTCGAGCCAGCAGCCGAGCGACGCCGAACCCGCCTTCTCGTCACGCCGCACCTCGACGACGCCGAGCAGCGGGGCGGTCTCCCCCGGCCGGATCGCCCACACCGTGTACTGCCCGCTCGCCAGGCCGTGCGGGCAGTAGCTGCGAACGAAGAACTCCGCGCTCGCGCGGGTGTACGGCTGCGGGAGCGGGACCCACCGCGAGGTGTCCTCGTCCTGGCACGCGGCCAGGACAGCGGGGATGTCGCTCTCGCGAGGGGCGTCGAGCACGAGCCGCGGCGTCCGGAGGGTCAGCACCCTCCGACGCTAGCAGCGGCGCCGGAGGCCGGGCCAGAACGGGTCGGGCAGGCCGTACCCCGCTGCCGACGGCTCAGAACGGCAGCAGCGGGTCGATCGCGACGGCGAGGAAGATCAGGGTCAGGTAGGCGATGGAGCCGTGGAAGACGCGCATCGGCGACACCGACTCGTGCCGGATGGCGAGGTTGTAGAGGCGGTGCGACTCGTAGAGGAACCAGCCGCCCACCACGACCGAGATCGCGATGTAGAAGAGGCCCATGTGCGCGACGGGGATGAGCAGCAGCGAGCACGCCACCATCGCCCATGCGTAGAGGATGACCTGCAGTCCGACGACGGCGCGGCCGCGGACGACCGCGAGCATGGGAACGCCCGCGTCCTTGTAGTCGGTGCGGTACTTCATCGACAGCGGCCAGTAGTGCGGCGGCGTCCAGAGGAAGATGATGCCGAACAGGATGAACGGCGTCCAGTCGAGGGATCCCGTGACGGCCGCCCAGCCGATGAGCACGGGCATGCAGCCCGCGACTCCGCCCCACACGATGTTCTGCGGCGTGCGGCGCTTGAGGATGAGCGTGTAGAAGACGACGTACAGGAGGATCGCGACGACCGAGAGCGCAGCGGCGAGCCAGTTCGTGAAGACGGCCAGCACGACGACCGAGGCGATTCCCAGCACCCACGAGAACACGAGCGCCTCGCGGTCGCTCAGCTCGCCGGTGACGAGCGGCCGGTTCTTCGTACGCCGCATCACGCGGTCGATGTCGCGGTCGATGTAGCAGTTGAAAGCGCCGGCGGAGCCCGCCGACATGTAGCCGCCGACCACCGTGGCCAGCACGAGCCAGAGGTTCGGGATGCCGTTCGCGGCGAGGATCATCGTCGGGACCGTCGTGACGAGCAGCAGCTCGACGACACGCGGCTTGGTCAGCGAGATGTACGCCTTGACCTTGCGCGCGACGCCGATTCGGCCCGGATCGACACGGCTCTCTACAGCGACGTCCATTGCTCCTCGTGATGTTCGCTCGTGCGACCGGGCGGTGCCGTTCGGGCGACCGCCGTCGTGGTCGAAGTCCTGCTGATCGCAGTCATGAGCAAGTCTACGACACCTCCGCGCCGGTACCCCGCTCCGAGCCGCTTCACAACCCGCTGAGGGAAGAGGGCACGTTTCGTGCGTGTTACCTATACTTGGAGGTGCTCGCCAGCCGGAGCCCGTTTCCCGTACGGCCGTTTGTAGGTGTCATCACGCAGACGGGGGCCTGGCGCCGATGACGTCCACGGCGCGCACTACCTCAACCGGTGCGGGTTTCACGACGACCCTCACCACATCTACGAAGGGTCAGTTTTCACGTGGCAGCTCTGCAGTGGGATCCCATTGACAACAAGGCGGTAGACACGGCGCGCGTCCTCGCGGCCGATGCGGTGGAGAAGGTGGGCAACGGTCATCCCGGTACGGCGATGAGCCTGGCCCCGGCCGCGTACCTCCTGTTCCAGAAGGTCATGCGCCGCGACCCCCACGACCAGCACTGGCTGGGCCGCGACCGCTTCATCCTCTCGGCGGGTCACAGCTCGCTCACCCAGTACGTGCAGCTCTACCTCGGCGGCTACGGCCTCGAGCTCGACGACCTCAAGGCGCTCCGCACCTGGGGCTCCCTGACCCCCGGACACCCGGAGTACGGCCACACCGACGGCGTGGAGATCACCACCGGCCCGCTCGGCCAGGGCATCTCCTCCTCGGTGGGCTTCGCCTACGCCGCCCGCTACGAGCGCGGCCTGTTCGATCCGGAGGCCGAGCCGGGCACCAGCCCGTTCGACCACTTCGTCTACGTGATCGCCGGTGACGGCGACCTGCAGGAGGGTGTGAGCTCCGAGGCCTCGAGCCTCGCCGGCCACCAGCAGCTCGGCAACCTGATCGCCATCTACGACAGCAACCAGATCTCGATCGAGGACGACACCAACATCGCCTTCACCGAGGATGTCAAGGCCCGCTACGAGGCCTATCACTGGCATGTGCAGGTGGTCGACTGGAAGAAGACCGGCGTCTACACGGAGGACGTCCAGGCGCTCAACGACGCGATCGTCGCCGCGCAGGGCGTGACCGACAAGCCGTCCCTCATCATCCTCAAGACCATCATCGGCTGGCCGTCGCCGAAGAAGCAGAACACCGGCAAGATCCACGGCTCCGCCCTGGGCGCCGACGAGCTGCGCGCGGTGAAGGAGGTGCTCGGCTTCGACCCCGAGAAGACCTTCGAGGTCGCCGACGAGGTCATCGAGCACACCCGCAAGGCCGTCGAGCGCGGCGCCGAGCAGCGCGCCGAGTGGCAGAAGGGCTTCGACGCCTGGGCCGCCGCCAATCCGGAGCGCAAGCAGCTCCTCGACCGCCTGCTCACCGGTGAGATGCCCGAGGGCGTCGAGGAGGCGCTCCCCGTCTTCGAGGCGGGCAAGGACGTCTCCACCCGCGCCGCGAGCGGCAAGGTGCTCAACGCCATCGCGCCGATCATGCCCGAGCTGTGGGGCGGCTCCGCCGACCTCGCGGAGTCGAACAACACCACCATCGAGGGCGGCGCGTCGTTCGTGCCGACCGAGCACTCGACCCACGAGTGGACCGGCAACCCGTACGGGCGCGTCCTGCACTTCGGCATCCGCGAGCACGCGATGGCCGCGATCCTCAACGGCATCGTGCTGCACGGCCCGACCCGGCCGTTCGGCGGCACGTTCCTGATCTTCAGCGACTACATGCGCCCGGCCGTTCGCCTGGCCGCGCTGATGCAGGTCCCGTCGATCTTCGTCTGGACGCACGACTCCGTCGCCCTGGGCGAGGACGGCCCGACGCACCAGCCGATCGAGCAGCTGTCGACGCTCCGCGCGATCCCGCACCTCGACGTCGTGCGCCCCGGCGACGCCAACGAGGTCGCGCACGCCTGGAAGACGATCCTCGAGCGCCGCAAGGGCCCGGCCGGCATCGCGCTGACCCGCCAGAACATCCCGGTGTTCGAGCGTGGGGACGGCGACGCCAGCGGCGACACCCTCGCGTCCGCGAAGAACGTCGCGAAGGGCGCCTACGTCCTGGCCGAGGCGCCAGGCGGCACCCCGGACGTCCTGTTCATCGCCACCGGCTCCGAGGTGCAGATCGCGCTCGAGGCCCGCGAGGTGCTGCGCGGCGAGGGCATCAACGCCCGCGTCGTCTCGGCCCCGTCGCTCGAGTGGTTCCACGAGCAGCCCGCCGAGTACCAGGAGCACGTCCTCCCCGCGTCGGTGAAGGCCCGCGTCTCGATCGAGGCCGGCCTCTCCCTCAGCTGGGACAAGATCGTCGGCGACCACGGCCGCAGCGTCTCGATCGAGCACTTCGGTGCCTCGGCCGACTACAAGACCCTGTTCCGCGAGTTCGGCATGACCACCGAGCACGCCGTCGCCGCCGCGAAGGAATCGCTCGCGTCGCTCTGAGCGCGGGCACGAGGAGATAGAAGAGAAATGACCGACACCACTCCCACCGCACAGCTCTCCGCCGCGGGCGTCAGCATCTGGCTCGACGACCTGTCTCGCGAGCGGATCGCCACCGGCGGCCTGCAGAAGCTCATCGCCGAGAAGAACGTGGTCGGTGTGACCACCAACCCGACGATCTTCGCCGCCGCGCTCAGCAAGGGCGAGGCGTACGCCGACCAGGTGAAGAGCCTGGCCGCGGCCGGCACCAGCGTCGAGGACGCGATCTTCGAGATCACGACCGACGACGTCGCCGCCGCGAGCGACATCTTCCACGAGGTCTACGAGCAGACCGAGGGCACCGACGGGCGCGTCTCGATCGAGGTCGAGCCGGGCCTCGCGCACGACGCCGCCGGAACCATCGAACAGGCCAAGAAGCTCGCCGCCAAGGTCGACAAGCCCAATGTGCTCATCAAGATCCCCGCGACGGTCGAGGGCCTCGAGGCCATCACCGAGACGATCGCGGCCGGGATCAGCGTCAACGTGACCCTGATCTTCAGCCTCGATCGTTACCGCGGCGTCATCGACGCATACCTCACCGGGCTCGAGAAGGCCAGGGCCGCGGGCATCGACCTGTCCGGCATCCAGTCGGTCGCCTCGTTCTTCGTCTCGCGCGTCGACACCGAGATCGACAAGCGCCTGGCCGCCATCGGCACCGATGAGGCCGACGCCCTCAAGAGCAAGGCCGGCGTCGCCAACGCCCGCCTCGCCTACGAGGTGTACGAGCAGGCCTTCGCCTCCGACCGCGCAAAGGCCCTCGTGGCCGCCGGCGCCAACGAGCAGCGTCCGCTCTGGGCTTCCACCGGCGTCAAGGACCCGAGCCTGCCCGACACGCTCTACGTGACCGAGCTCGTCGCACCGAACACCGTCAACACCATGCCGGAGAAGACGCTCGACGCGACGTTCGACCACGGCGTCATCACCGGCGACACCGTCACCGGCAACTACGCCGACGCGAAGGGCGTGCTCGACGCGCTCGCCGCCCTCGGCGTCGACTACGACGACGTGACCGCCACCCTCGAGCGCGAGGGCGTTGACAAGTTCAACGTCTCGTGGGCCGAGCTGGTCGAGACCGTGAAGACCGCTCTGGAGGGCGCCAAGTGACCTTCCGCATCCACGTCACCGGGCCGGCCGCGGACGCGGTCGCCTCGGTCGTCCCGCAGCTCGTGGCCGACAAGGTCGCGTCCGGCATCACCGCGCTCGACCCGGCCCTCTGGGGTCCCGACGCCGAGCCCGAGGCGTCCAAGCGCCTCGGCTGGACGGAGGCCGTCGCGATCTCGCGGCCCCTCGTCGCCGAGATCGTCGCCCTCCGCGAGCAGCTGCACGCCCGCGGCGTCGACCACATCGTGCTCGGCGGCATGGGCGGCTCGTCGCTCGCCCCCGAGGTCATCACGCGGACGGCCGAGGCCGAGCTCACCGTGCTCGACTCGACCGACCCCGGCCAGGTGCTCGCGGCTCTCCGCGACCGCCTCGACCGCACCGCCGTCGTGATCTCGTCGAAGTCGGGTTCGACCCTCGAGACCGACAGTCAGAAGCGCATCTACGAGAAGTGGTTCCGCGAGGCCGGCATCGACCCGACGGAGCGCATCATCGTCGTGACCGACCCGGGCTCCCCGCTGGACGAGTCGGCGCGCGCCGCCGGCTACCGCGTGTTCAACGCCGACCCCAACGTCGGCGGACGCTACTCGGCGCTGACCGCGTTCGGCCTCGTGCCGTCCGGCCTCGCCGGCGTCGACATCGCCGAGCTGCTCGACGAGGCGGAGGCCACATCGCTCGAGCTCGCCGTCGACCGCGAGGACAACCCGGGTCTGGTGCTCGGCGCGGCCATCGCCGGGACGAACCCGCTCAAGGACAAGCTCGGCATCGTCTCCGACGGCACGCACATCGTGGGCTTCGCCGACTGGGCGGAGCAGCTTATCGCCGAGTCCACCGGCAAGGAGGGCACCGGGCTCCTCCCTGTCGTCCTCGACACGCTGGCCCCCGAGCTCGAGCTGAAGCCCGCCGACCTGCAGGTCGTCCGCCTCGTCGCGAACGCGGAGGCGCACCACTTGTTCCCGGCCGACCGTCACGAGGGCGAGATCCTCGTCTCGGGCAGCCTCGGCGCTCAGCTCCTCGTGTGGGAGTACGCGGTCGCCGTCGCGGGTCGCCTCCTGGGCATCAACCCGTTCGACCAGCCGGACGTGGAGGCGGCCAAGGCCGCCGCCCGCGCGCTGCTGGACGACCGCCCCGAGGCCGCGGCCCCGGCGTTCACCGCGGGCGGTATCGAGGTCCGCGAGACGGGCACCTTCCTGGGCGACGCGACCACCCTCGACGCCGCCGTGGACGCCCTGCTCGCGCAGCTCGGCCCGGACGGCTACGTGTCCGTGCAGGCCTACGTGAACCGCCTCGCGCTCCCCCAGCTCGAGGGTGTGCGCGACCTGCTCGCCGCCAAGGCGAAGCGGCCCGTCACCTTCGGCTGGGGACCGCGGTTCCTGCACTCCACCGGGCAGTTCCACAAGGGCGGCCCGGCCGTCGGCGTCTTCCTGCAGATCACGGCGGTCGCTCCGGAGGACCTCGAGATCCCGGACCGGCCGTTCACCTTCGGCCAGCTCATCCAGGCCCAGGCCGCCGGTGACGCCAGCGTGCTCGGCGCGCACGGCCGTCCGGTGCTCACCCTCACCCTCACGAACCCCGAGGCGGACGTCGTCTCGCTGTTCGAGGCCGTCAACTGACCAGCGGCGCCCCGCGCCGACCAAGGAGATCGATGTCCCCGGTGGAAATCACCCCGGAGTTCAACCCGCTGCGGTTGGCCTCCGATCGACGCCTCAACCGCATCGCCGGACCCAGCAGTCTCATCATCTTCGGTGTGACGGGAGACCTCTCCCGCAAGAAGCTGATGCCGGCCGTGTACGACCTCGCCAACCGCGGCCTCCTGCCGCCCGGGTTCTCGCTCGTCGGGTTCGCCCGGCGCGACTGGGAGGACCAGGACTTCGAGAAGGTCGTCCACGACGCGGTCATGCAGTACGCACGCACCCCGTTCGACGAGGACGTCTGGAAGCAGCTCGCACAGGGAATCCGCTTCGTCCCCGGCGAGTTCGACGACGATGCGGCGTTCGAGCGCCTCAAGGAGACCGTCGAGGAGCTGGACCGTGAGCGCGGGACCATGGGCAACCATGCGTTCTACCTCTCGATCCCGCCGAAGGCCTTCCCCATCGTGACGGAGCAGCTGCGCCGTTCCGGCCTGGCCGACCAGTCCGGCGAGGGCTGGCGCCGCGTCGTCATCGAGAAGCCGTTCGGGCACGACCTGCAGTCGGCCCGCGAGCTCAACGCCGTGGTCGAGACGGTCTTCCCGGCCGACTCGGTGTTCCGCATCGACCACTACCTCGGCAAGGAGACGGTCCAGAACATCCTGGCGCTGCGCTTCGCGAACGAGCTGTACGAGCCGATCTGGAACGCGAACTACGTGGACCACGTGCAGATCACGATGGCCGAGGACATCGGCGTCGGCGGACGTGCCGGATACTACGACGGGATCGGCGCCGCGCGCGACGTCATCCAGAACCACCTGCTCCAGCTCCTCGCCCTCACGGCGATGGAGGAGCCCATCTCGTTCGACGCCGCGGACCTCCGCGCCGAGAAGGAGAAGGTCCTCGCCGCCGTGCGCCTGCCCAAGGACCTCGCCACGGCGACGGCCCGCGGGCAGTACTCGAGCGGCTGGCAGGGCGGCGAGAAGGTCGTCGGCTTCCTGGAGGAGGACGGGATGAACCCCGAGTCCACCACGGAGACCTATGCGGCCATCAAGCTCGGCATCGGCACCCGCCGCTGGGCGGGCGTGCCGTTCTACCTCCGTGCGGGCAAGCGCCTCGGCCGCCGCGTCACCGAGATCGCCGTCGTCTTCAAGCGCGCCCCGCAACAGCTCTTCGCGGAGTCGCAGACGTCGGCCCTGGGGCAGAACGCGCTGGTCATCCGCGTCCAGCCGGACGAGGGTGTGACGATCCGCTTCGGCTCGAAGGTTCCGGGCGCCGGCATGCAGGTGCGCGACGTGAGCATGGACTTCGGCTACGGGCACGCCTTCACCGAGGCGAGCCCGGAGGCGTACGAGCGGCTCATCCTGGATGTGCTCCTCGGCGACCCGCCGCTGTTCCCACGCCACGAGGAGGTCGAGCTCTCGTGGAAGATCCTCGACCCGATCGAGCAGTTCTGGGAGACCCAGGGCCAGCCCGAACAGTACCGCCCCGGCACCTGGGGCCCGAAGTCCGCCGACGAGCTCCTCGCCCGCGACGGCCGCGTCTGGAGGCGCCCATGATCGTCGATCTGCCCGACACCACCGTCAGCAACATCTCCAAGACCCTGGTGAAGATCCGCGAGGAGGGTGGCGCGGTCGCCCTCGGCCGCGTGCTGACCCTCATCATCGCGACCCACCTGGGCCAGGAGGAGGAGGCCATCGAGGCCGCCAACGACGCCTCCCGTGAGCACCCGATGCGCGTCATCGTGGTCTCCACCGAGGAGGAGCGCAGCCACAAGGCCGACGCCAACGACGGGGAGGGCCGTCTCGACGCCCAGATCCGCGTCGGCGGCGACGCGGGCGCCAGCGAGGTCATCGTGCTCCGCGCCTACGGCGAGACCGCGAGCGACGAGGAGGGGCTGGTCACCGGCCTGCTCCTGCCCGACGCGCCGGTCGTGGTCTGGTGGCCGGGCATCGCTCCGGCGAAGGTCTCGCACTCCCCGCTCGGCCGCATCGCGACCCGCCGGATCACCGACGCATCGGCGCAGCCGAACCCGCAGGAGGCGCTGTACCACCTGGCCGAGACCTACGCGCCGGGTGACACCGACTTCGCCTGGACCCGCCTCACCCTGTGGCGCGCCCAGCTCGCGGCGGTGCTCGACCAGCCGCCGTACGAGCCGATCACCGCGGTGGAGGTCGCCGGCGCGGCGGACTCCCCCAGCACCCTCCTCCTCGCCGCCTGGCTGCGCCTGCAGCTGCAGGTCCCCGTGCAGTACGACCTCGCCTCGCGCGCGGTCGGCTCGGGGGGCATCCACGGCGTCCGCATGGAGCGCGCGTCCGGCACCATCGAGCTCGAGCGCGAGGTCCCGAACGTGGCCCGCCTCTCGCAGCCCGGCCAGCCGTCGCACGATCTGGCCCTCCCTCGCCGCAGCCTCCGTGATTGCCTCGCGGAGGAATTGCGTAGGCTGGACCCGGACGACCTCTACGGCGAGGTGATCACCCACGGCCTCGGACTCCTCGAGACCGCCGACGAAGGAGCGGGCGCGCGCGCATGACGAACGAACGGCGGGTGCTCGTGCACCCCGACAAGGAGGCCGTGACGGCTTCGGTGGCCGCACGGTTCCTGACCAAGACCATCGACATCCTCGACGACCTCGACGGGGCGCACATCGCACTCACCGGCGGGACGATGGGGATCGCGGTGCTGGAGGCGATCAACGCCTCCCCCGCTCGCGACACCATCGACTGGTCCAAGGTGCACTTCTGGTGGGGCGACGAGCGGTTCGTCGAGAAGTCGAGCCCCGACCGCAACGAGCGTCAGGCCCGCGAGGCCCTGCTCGACCACATCGCGGTCCCCCCGGAGAACGTCCACCCGTTCCCTGCCACCGACGAGATCGCCGACATCGACGAGGCCGCGCGGGTCTACGCTGCTGAGCTCGAGGCGTATGCGTCGGAGGGACTCGACTTCCCGCGGTTCGACATCACCTTCCTCGGGGTCGGGCCGGACGGCCACATCGCGTCCCTCTTCCCCGACCGGCCGGGC contains these protein-coding regions:
- the zwf gene encoding glucose-6-phosphate dehydrogenase gives rise to the protein MSPVEITPEFNPLRLASDRRLNRIAGPSSLIIFGVTGDLSRKKLMPAVYDLANRGLLPPGFSLVGFARRDWEDQDFEKVVHDAVMQYARTPFDEDVWKQLAQGIRFVPGEFDDDAAFERLKETVEELDRERGTMGNHAFYLSIPPKAFPIVTEQLRRSGLADQSGEGWRRVVIEKPFGHDLQSARELNAVVETVFPADSVFRIDHYLGKETVQNILALRFANELYEPIWNANYVDHVQITMAEDIGVGGRAGYYDGIGAARDVIQNHLLQLLALTAMEEPISFDAADLRAEKEKVLAAVRLPKDLATATARGQYSSGWQGGEKVVGFLEEDGMNPESTTETYAAIKLGIGTRRWAGVPFYLRAGKRLGRRVTEIAVVFKRAPQQLFAESQTSALGQNALVIRVQPDEGVTIRFGSKVPGAGMQVRDVSMDFGYGHAFTEASPEAYERLILDVLLGDPPLFPRHEEVELSWKILDPIEQFWETQGQPEQYRPGTWGPKSADELLARDGRVWRRP
- a CDS encoding glucose-6-phosphate isomerase codes for the protein MTFRIHVTGPAADAVASVVPQLVADKVASGITALDPALWGPDAEPEASKRLGWTEAVAISRPLVAEIVALREQLHARGVDHIVLGGMGGSSLAPEVITRTAEAELTVLDSTDPGQVLAALRDRLDRTAVVISSKSGSTLETDSQKRIYEKWFREAGIDPTERIIVVTDPGSPLDESARAAGYRVFNADPNVGGRYSALTAFGLVPSGLAGVDIAELLDEAEATSLELAVDREDNPGLVLGAAIAGTNPLKDKLGIVSDGTHIVGFADWAEQLIAESTGKEGTGLLPVVLDTLAPELELKPADLQVVRLVANAEAHHLFPADRHEGEILVSGSLGAQLLVWEYAVAVAGRLLGINPFDQPDVEAAKAAARALLDDRPEAAAPAFTAGGIEVRETGTFLGDATTLDAAVDALLAQLGPDGYVSVQAYVNRLALPQLEGVRDLLAAKAKRPVTFGWGPRFLHSTGQFHKGGPAVGVFLQITAVAPEDLEIPDRPFTFGQLIQAQAAGDASVLGAHGRPVLTLTLTNPEADVVSLFEAVN
- the tkt gene encoding transketolase is translated as MAALQWDPIDNKAVDTARVLAADAVEKVGNGHPGTAMSLAPAAYLLFQKVMRRDPHDQHWLGRDRFILSAGHSSLTQYVQLYLGGYGLELDDLKALRTWGSLTPGHPEYGHTDGVEITTGPLGQGISSSVGFAYAARYERGLFDPEAEPGTSPFDHFVYVIAGDGDLQEGVSSEASSLAGHQQLGNLIAIYDSNQISIEDDTNIAFTEDVKARYEAYHWHVQVVDWKKTGVYTEDVQALNDAIVAAQGVTDKPSLIILKTIIGWPSPKKQNTGKIHGSALGADELRAVKEVLGFDPEKTFEVADEVIEHTRKAVERGAEQRAEWQKGFDAWAAANPERKQLLDRLLTGEMPEGVEEALPVFEAGKDVSTRAASGKVLNAIAPIMPELWGGSADLAESNNTTIEGGASFVPTEHSTHEWTGNPYGRVLHFGIREHAMAAILNGIVLHGPTRPFGGTFLIFSDYMRPAVRLAALMQVPSIFVWTHDSVALGEDGPTHQPIEQLSTLRAIPHLDVVRPGDANEVAHAWKTILERRKGPAGIALTRQNIPVFERGDGDASGDTLASAKNVAKGAYVLAEAPGGTPDVLFIATGSEVQIALEAREVLRGEGINARVVSAPSLEWFHEQPAEYQEHVLPASVKARVSIEAGLSLSWDKIVGDHGRSVSIEHFGASADYKTLFREFGMTTEHAVAAAKESLASL
- the tal gene encoding transaldolase, which encodes MTDTTPTAQLSAAGVSIWLDDLSRERIATGGLQKLIAEKNVVGVTTNPTIFAAALSKGEAYADQVKSLAAAGTSVEDAIFEITTDDVAAASDIFHEVYEQTEGTDGRVSIEVEPGLAHDAAGTIEQAKKLAAKVDKPNVLIKIPATVEGLEAITETIAAGISVNVTLIFSLDRYRGVIDAYLTGLEKARAAGIDLSGIQSVASFFVSRVDTEIDKRLAAIGTDEADALKSKAGVANARLAYEVYEQAFASDRAKALVAAGANEQRPLWASTGVKDPSLPDTLYVTELVAPNTVNTMPEKTLDATFDHGVITGDTVTGNYADAKGVLDALAALGVDYDDVTATLEREGVDKFNVSWAELVETVKTALEGAK
- a CDS encoding COX15/CtaA family protein; the protein is MKRIIAWLPDRVDTRLKVIGWVYLVGQIVLVGTGGLVRLTSSGLGCPTWPKCTDDSLVNTPEMGIHGVIEFGNRLLGVVLGIIAIVAFLMVLKLRRSRPELFWLTLLAGLGIPAQAVIGGLSVLTDLNPYVVGLHFVISTVLVALCAAFLLRLYAVPGPRVRAVPAWFAGLAHLTSFVVAVTIVVGILTTGSGPHSGDTKASRNGLNPEILEHVHAIPAYVTFGLTLVLVIASLRIRTTPVHRYAMYLLAVEVLQIAVGLIQANTGLPGILVGIHMMLAALLAAAMTAVVMSLKAPVAADDAREGSAVSGAVAA
- a CDS encoding GNAT family N-acetyltransferase; translated protein: MLTLRTPRLVLDAPRESDIPAVLAACQDEDTSRWVPLPQPYTRASAEFFVRSYCPHGLASGQYTVWAIRPGETAPLLGVVEVRRDEKAGSASLGCWLEPGSRGRGVMREALTAVCAYALATDGLGFERLRWECLVGNEVSRRLASSVGFRFDEGAVHRVRFHDEDRDALVGELLRGDSPADR
- a CDS encoding heme o synthase — protein: MDVAVESRVDPGRIGVARKVKAYISLTKPRVVELLLVTTVPTMILAANGIPNLWLVLATVVGGYMSAGSAGAFNCYIDRDIDRVMRRTKNRPLVTGELSDREALVFSWVLGIASVVVLAVFTNWLAAALSVVAILLYVVFYTLILKRRTPQNIVWGGVAGCMPVLIGWAAVTGSLDWTPFILFGIIFLWTPPHYWPLSMKYRTDYKDAGVPMLAVVRGRAVVGLQVILYAWAMVACSLLLIPVAHMGLFYIAISVVVGGWFLYESHRLYNLAIRHESVSPMRVFHGSIAYLTLIFLAVAIDPLLPF
- the sufB gene encoding Fe-S cluster assembly protein SufB, coding for MSDILIDRPELNSLGQYEFGWADSDAAGATARRGLSPEVVTDISALKDEPDWMLQRRLKALQLFERKPMPTWGADLSEIDFDNIKYFVRSTEKQAQTWEDLPEDIKNTYEKLGIPEAERQRLVAGVAAQYESEVVYHQINEELEAQGVIFMDTDTALKEHPEFFEEYFGTVIPSGDNKFAALNTAVWSGGSFVYVPKGVHVEIPLQAYFRINTENMGQFERTLIIADEGSYVHYIEGCTAPIYKSDSLHSAVVEIIVKKNARVRYTTIQNWSNNVYNLVTKRATAAEGATMEWIDGNIGSKVTMKYPSIYLMGEHAKGETLSVAFAGPGQHQDAGAKMIHMAPYTQSSIVSKSIARGGGRAGYRGEVRVDANAHHAANTVRCDALLVDTISRSDTYPAIDIRVDDVQLGHEATVSRVSEEQLFYLMSRGMPEDEAMAMIVRGFIEPIARELPMEYALELNKLIEMGMEGSVG